In Ischnura elegans chromosome 9, ioIscEleg1.1, whole genome shotgun sequence, the following proteins share a genomic window:
- the LOC124165493 gene encoding uncharacterized protein LOC124165493, protein MKACAAILFAALVAGVAQAGFFAHPLPLLRTPRVYNIIVRSDGNLLPSAAYSLPLDHPIFHNAGKAAEGKDSSAAASTEAPGDADSAPAASTPAPPHLPVPPALPITHVAVNFPGATVTNSSSAPTVVATTLPFYSLYHPYAFPLPDPTPFIHHPFAHPGYFFGPAFHAPALPGEAKAQEAPKETAADAGEKAKEDEAKEEER, encoded by the exons ATGAAG GCCTGCGCTGCAATTCTCTTCGCCGCCCTGGTGGCGGGTGTCGCCCAGGCGGGCTTCTTCGCCCACCCGCTCCCTCTCCTGCGCACCCCAAGGGTCTACAACATCATAGTGCGGTCGGACGGCAACCTGCTCCCCAGCGCCGCCTACTCCCTGCCCTTAGACCACCCCATCTTCCACAACGCGGGCAAGGCCGCCGAGGGCAAGGACTCTTCAGCCGCCGCCTCCACCGAGGCACCCGGCGACGCCGACTCCGCACCCGCTGCATCCACGCCCGCACCGCCGCACCTTCCCGTCCCTCCCGCCCTGCCCATCACCCACGTCGCGGTCAACTTCCCGGGTGCGACCGTCACCAACAGCTCCTCCGCGCCCACGGTGGTTGCCACCACGCTGCCCTTCTATTCACTCTACCATCCGTACGCCTTCCCGCTCCCGGACCCCACTCCGTTCATCCACCATCCGTTCGCACACCCGGGGTACTTCTTCGGGCCCGCGTTCCACGCCCCCGCGCTCCCCGGCGAGGCTAAGGCCCAGGAGGCGCCAAAAGAGACGGCGGCGGACGCAGGCGAGAAGGCCAAGGAGGATGAGGCGAAGGAGGAGGAGCGGTGA